In one Streptomyces sp. NBC_01288 genomic region, the following are encoded:
- a CDS encoding cyclase family protein, translating into MPAWIDLSVPVVTGMPVYPGDPAVEVSPALRAPRDGVNVLQLHMGSQSGTHVDAPYHVDDAWPRLDELPLERFAGHAVVADVRGLSARAPITTELLAPALRQLRPGSLVLLATGWSAHWGTDHYLAHPWLTPEAAEALVAAGVRTVAVDALSVDPTPQPGDETADFGLPAHRVLCGAGGVIAENLTGLERLVGITDVELFLFPLRLPGADGAPVRAVARTV; encoded by the coding sequence ATGCCGGCCTGGATCGACCTGTCGGTGCCCGTGGTCACCGGGATGCCCGTGTATCCCGGTGACCCGGCCGTCGAGGTCTCCCCCGCCCTGCGCGCACCCCGGGACGGCGTCAACGTCCTTCAGCTGCACATGGGTTCGCAGTCGGGCACGCATGTCGACGCCCCCTACCACGTGGACGACGCGTGGCCCCGCCTCGACGAACTGCCCCTGGAGCGCTTCGCCGGGCACGCGGTGGTCGCGGATGTACGAGGGCTGTCGGCGCGGGCACCGATCACGACCGAGCTACTGGCGCCGGCGCTGCGGCAGTTGAGGCCCGGATCCCTCGTTCTGCTGGCCACGGGCTGGTCGGCGCACTGGGGCACCGACCACTACCTCGCCCACCCGTGGCTCACCCCGGAGGCGGCCGAGGCGCTCGTCGCGGCAGGGGTCCGTACGGTCGCGGTCGACGCGCTGAGCGTCGATCCGACGCCCCAACCCGGCGACGAGACGGCCGACTTCGGGCTGCCCGCCCATCGTGTGCTGTGCGGCGCGGGCGGGGTGATCGCGGAGAACCTCACGGGACTGGAACGGCTGGTGGGCATCACGGACGTGGAACTGTTCCTGTTCCCGCTGCGGCTGCCGGGCGCGGACGGTGCGCCGGTGCGGGCCGTGGCGCGGACGGTCTGA
- a CDS encoding alpha/beta fold hydrolase — MTRFVMVAGAWLGAWAWDEVVPELRGAGHETYALTLSGLAEKQGIPAGQQTHVQDIVDEVERLGLRDVVLVGHSYSGVPVGQAAERMGDRLARVVFVDANVPVDGQSFLDSFPSDFIRKSLDENGGSWPPLDPADYAGQGLTDEQITRIVTEGTAHPGATLTEPAALAHPLADLPATYVKCLLDGDELPAPADELVASGRWELVRMDTGHWPMFSRPRELARILVESATRS, encoded by the coding sequence ATGACTCGATTCGTGATGGTGGCAGGCGCGTGGCTCGGTGCGTGGGCGTGGGACGAGGTGGTGCCCGAACTGCGCGGGGCCGGGCACGAGACGTATGCCCTGACCCTGTCGGGGCTCGCGGAGAAGCAGGGGATTCCGGCCGGGCAGCAGACCCATGTCCAGGACATCGTCGACGAGGTCGAGCGCCTCGGTCTGCGGGATGTCGTCCTGGTCGGACACAGCTACTCCGGTGTGCCTGTCGGTCAGGCGGCCGAGCGGATGGGCGACCGGCTGGCCCGGGTGGTGTTCGTCGACGCGAACGTGCCGGTCGACGGGCAGTCGTTCCTGGACAGCTTCCCCAGCGACTTCATCAGGAAGTCGCTCGACGAGAACGGCGGCTCCTGGCCGCCCCTGGACCCGGCCGACTACGCGGGCCAGGGCCTCACGGACGAGCAGATCACCCGCATAGTCACCGAGGGGACCGCCCACCCCGGTGCCACGCTCACCGAACCGGCAGCCCTGGCGCACCCGTTGGCCGATCTCCCGGCCACCTACGTCAAGTGCCTGCTCGACGGCGACGAGTTGCCGGCCCCGGCGGACGAACTGGTCGCGAGCGGACGCTGGGAGCTGGTCCGGATGGACACGGGCCACTGGCCGATGTTCTCCCGGCCGCGTGAACTGGCCCGGATACTGGTCGAGTCGGCCACCCGGTCCTGA